A region from the Lolium perenne isolate Kyuss_39 chromosome 4, Kyuss_2.0, whole genome shotgun sequence genome encodes:
- the LOC127293252 gene encoding SUPPRESSOR OF ABI3-5 isoform X1 — protein sequence MDRGRYGPHHGWENNSAPDGYGVINEPDFRAGGSYSGRRYVDDGFPSDRRGAFGQDIHDRNMYPPPPSGGTMWSQPRRNFDEEFATAKDYRRNKRIGSRDRGEFGAEFEDRYQSREDSFERDHQYSRRSCDSDYEKGRRESSWRRHDSFEHERERKGLSHERDGSPYALHSRSRSRERDNRSRSRSRSRSPRGKSHSRSQRDGFYDDNRFDRRREQEWDERRHDDIVTPSATVVLKGLSQKTNEDDLYQILAEWGPLRSVRVIKERPSGVSRGFAFIDFPTVEAARKMMESTGDNGLLIDGRQIFFEYSSKPTGGDSLEHVARPAYGRRSISAPCDWICTICGCMNFARRISCFQCNEPRTDDAPPADAASSTQPFGKRGSELGPTHVLVVRGLEENADEEMLRYEFAKHAPIKDIRLVRDKFTHVSRGFAFVHFHSVEDATKALEATNGIRHEKNGQVLRVAYAKSTHGPVSGSSQSSNLAAAAIEAASFAQQYDAVGWAPKEYNAEDKPNSNTESQKDDSTPQSGFVWDEKSGYYFDSSSGFYYDGNTGLYYDSNVGVWYSYDQKSQQYVPCNESNNSKTTGDTVNESVKIPESNSGKKVVISAPAATVKLSEKTSLPEAVQAAANAALAAEKKEKEKAKEIKLASKISLLANKKKMNNVLAMWKQRNQEGQAANSAFDDKESTRSVADKLNSSASGVGFSLKPKPKSDAGNSRDMNLVAGYNSLGRGSAGSQVLDSDIKPRPVSNSLGTTIMGVIRGSGRGAIKSDTTFHVSSDGGSNYSTNISTSTSEIMTNAEMHTTSAPFKTDLCSLGSYSSSGVSGSAKRRFSEAPGQSQYRDRAAERRSLYGLSSSLPNGDGLDTTGDYPSRKGSSEMGSMPFPPGVGERSIGEIENTENYEVITADRAIDENNVGNRILRNMGWQEGLGLGKNGSGIKEPVQAKSGDVRAGLGSQQKKAADPSLEAQAGDSYKTIIQKKAIARFREMS from the exons ATGGACCGTGGGCGTTATGGTCCACATcatggatgggagaacaacagt GCACCTGATGGGTATGGTGTCATTAATGAGCCAGACTTCAG GGCTGGTGGATCCTACAGTGGTAGGAGATATGTGGATGATGGATTTCCCAGCGACCGAAGGGGTGCATTTGGTCAAGATATACATGATAGGAATATGTATCCACCACCACCCTCTGGTGGCACGATGTGGTCTCAGCCTCGAAGAAATTTTGACGAGGAATTTGCAACTGCCAAAGATTACAGAAG gaacaaaaggattggaagtagagaCCGAGGGGAGTTCGGTGCTGAGTTTGAAGACCGCTACCAAAGCAGAGAAGACAGCTTTGAAAGAGATCATCAATACAGCCGTCGCAGCTGTGATTCAGACTATGAGAAGGGCAGGAGAGAGAGTAGCTGGAGAAGGCATGATTCGTTTGAGCATGAACGTGAAAGAAAGGGGTTAAGCCATGAAAGAGATGGTAGCCCATATGCTCTTCATAGCCGTTCTCGATCACGTGAGCGTGATAACCGATCAAGATCTCGGTCAAGGTCAAGGTCTCCGCGCGGCAAAAGTCATAGTCGGAGCCAAAGAGATGGCTTTTATGATGATAATCGCTTTGACAGAAGAAGAGAACAGGAGTGGGATGAAAGAAGGCATGATGATATAGTG ACACCATCTGCGACTGTTGTTCTTAAGGGTCTGTCCCAGAAGACCAATGAAGATGACCTATATCAGATTCTT GCTGAGTGGGGCCCTCTTCGTAGTGTGCGTGTGATCAAGGAACGACCCTCTGGCGTGTCCAGGGGATTTGCTTTTATTGACTTCCCTACTGTG GAAGCTGCCCGCAAAATGATGGAAAGTACTGGAGACAATGGCCTTCTAATTGATGGTAGGCAGATATTTTTCGAGTACAG TAGTAAGCCAACtggtggggattctcttgaacatGTTGCGAGGCCTGCATATGGGCGCAGGAGCATATCCGCACCATGTGACTGGATATGTACTATATGTGGCTGTATGAATTTTGCCCGCAGAATCTCCTGTTTTCAG TGCAATGAGCCACGCACGGACGATGCTCCACCAGCTGATGCAGCATCTTCCACTCAACCATTTGGAAAACGGGGATCTGAATTAG GTCCAACTCATGTTTTAGTTGTTCGTGGCCTGGAAGAAAATGCTGACGAGGAAATGCTTCGATATGAATTTGCTAAGCATGCACCAATAAAG GATATCCGGCTTGTTCGTGACAAATTTACTCATGTGTCTAGAGGTTTCGCATTCGTCCATTTTCATTCG GTCGAAGATGCTACGAAAGCCCTTGAAGCTACAAATGGAATTAGACACGAGAAGAATGGTCAGGTGCTACGTGTAGCCTATGCTAAAAGCACACATGGACCTGTATCGGGGTCTTCACAGTCAAGCAATCTTGCTGCAGCAGCCATCGAGGCTGCATCATTTGCCCAGCAG TATGATGCTGTGGGCTGGGCTCCAAAAGAGTACAATGCTGAGGACAAACCAAACAGCAATACAGAATCTCAGAAAGATGATTCTACTCCACAGTCAGGATTTGTTTGGGACGAAAAATCGGGCTATTACTTTGATTCTTCTTCTGGATTCTATTATGATGGAAATACTG GTCTTTACTATGACAGCAATGTTGGAGTTTGGTATTCGTATGATCAAAAAAGTCAACAGTATGTCCCGTGTAACGAAAGCAATAACAGTAAGACAACTGGGGACACGGTCAACGAAAGTGTGAAGATCCCAGAAAGTAACAGTGGTAAAAAGGTGGTGATTTCTGCACCTGCAGCTACAGTTAAACTAAGTGAGAAAACTTCATTGCCTGAGGCTGTTCAAGCTGCGGCCAATGCAGCGCTGGCtgctgaaaagaaagaaaaagagaaagcaaAGGAGATAAAGTTGGCTTCAAAAATTAGTCTCTTGGCCAATAAGAAGAAGATGAACAATGTCCTAGCAATGTGGAAGCAAAGAAATCAAGAAGGCCAGGCTGCAAATAGTGCCTTTGATGATAAGGAATCAACCAGGTCTGTTGCTGATAAATTGAACAGTTCAGCCAGTGGGGTTGGGTTCTCATTAAAACCCAAGCCTAAGTCTGATGCTGGAAATTCTAGGGATATGAATTTGGTTGCTGGATATAATTCTCTTGGACGAGGATCTGCTGGCTCTCAAGTACTGGATTCTGACATAAAGCCTAGACCTGTCAGTAATAGCCTAGGAACTACTATTATGGGTGTCATAAGAGGCTCTGGCAGAGGAGCAATCAAGTCAGATACCACATTTCATGTATCATCTGATGGTGGAAGCAATTATTCAACTAATATAAGCACCAGCACAAGTGAGATAATGACAAATGCTGAGATGCATACTACTTCTGCACCCTTCAAAACAGATTTATGCTCTCTAGGATCATATTCTTCGTCTGGAGTTTCTGGGAGTGCTAAACGCCGGTTTTCTGAGGCACCAGGACAATCCCAGTATAGAGATCGGGCTGCAGAGAGAAGAAGTCTATACGGATTATCTTCATCGCTTCCCAATGGTGATGGACTGGATACAA CTGGTGACTATCCGTCTCGAAAGGGTTCAAGTGAGATGGGATCCATGCCATTTCCTCCAGGGGTGGGTGAACGTTCTATTGGTGAAATTGAGAACACTGAAAATTATGAGGTGATCACTGCTGATAGAGCAATAGATGAAAACAATGTGGGCAACCGTATTCTGCGCAATATGGGCTGGCAAGAAGGACTG GGTCTTGGAAAGAACGGTAGTGGCATCAAGGAGCCGGTGCAGGCTAAGTCTGGTGACGTGAGGGCTGGGCTTGGTAGTCAGCAGAAGAAAGCAGCTGATCCATCTCTCGAGGCTCAAGCTGGCGATAGTTATAAAACCATAATCCAGAAGAAGGCCATTGCAAGATTCAGGGAGATGTCTTAA
- the LOC127293252 gene encoding SUPPRESSOR OF ABI3-5 isoform X2, with protein sequence MDRGRYGPHHGWENNSAPDGYGVINEPDFRAGGSYSGRRYVDDGFPSDRRGAFGQDIHDRNMYPPPPSGGTMWSQPRRNFDEEFATAKDYRRNKRIGSRDRGEFGAEFEDRYQSREDSFERDHQYSRRSCDSDYEKGRRESSWRRHDSFEHERERKGLSHERDGSPYALHSRSRSRERDNRSRSRSRSRSPRGKSHSRSQRDGFYDDNRFDRRREQEWDERRHDDIVTPSATVVLKGLSQKTNEDDLYQILAEWGPLRSVRVIKERPSGVSRGFAFIDFPTVEAARKMMESTGDNGLLIDGRQIFFEYSKPTGGDSLEHVARPAYGRRSISAPCDWICTICGCMNFARRISCFQCNEPRTDDAPPADAASSTQPFGKRGSELGPTHVLVVRGLEENADEEMLRYEFAKHAPIKDIRLVRDKFTHVSRGFAFVHFHSVEDATKALEATNGIRHEKNGQVLRVAYAKSTHGPVSGSSQSSNLAAAAIEAASFAQQYDAVGWAPKEYNAEDKPNSNTESQKDDSTPQSGFVWDEKSGYYFDSSSGFYYDGNTGLYYDSNVGVWYSYDQKSQQYVPCNESNNSKTTGDTVNESVKIPESNSGKKVVISAPAATVKLSEKTSLPEAVQAAANAALAAEKKEKEKAKEIKLASKISLLANKKKMNNVLAMWKQRNQEGQAANSAFDDKESTRSVADKLNSSASGVGFSLKPKPKSDAGNSRDMNLVAGYNSLGRGSAGSQVLDSDIKPRPVSNSLGTTIMGVIRGSGRGAIKSDTTFHVSSDGGSNYSTNISTSTSEIMTNAEMHTTSAPFKTDLCSLGSYSSSGVSGSAKRRFSEAPGQSQYRDRAAERRSLYGLSSSLPNGDGLDTTGDYPSRKGSSEMGSMPFPPGVGERSIGEIENTENYEVITADRAIDENNVGNRILRNMGWQEGLGLGKNGSGIKEPVQAKSGDVRAGLGSQQKKAADPSLEAQAGDSYKTIIQKKAIARFREMS encoded by the exons ATGGACCGTGGGCGTTATGGTCCACATcatggatgggagaacaacagt GCACCTGATGGGTATGGTGTCATTAATGAGCCAGACTTCAG GGCTGGTGGATCCTACAGTGGTAGGAGATATGTGGATGATGGATTTCCCAGCGACCGAAGGGGTGCATTTGGTCAAGATATACATGATAGGAATATGTATCCACCACCACCCTCTGGTGGCACGATGTGGTCTCAGCCTCGAAGAAATTTTGACGAGGAATTTGCAACTGCCAAAGATTACAGAAG gaacaaaaggattggaagtagagaCCGAGGGGAGTTCGGTGCTGAGTTTGAAGACCGCTACCAAAGCAGAGAAGACAGCTTTGAAAGAGATCATCAATACAGCCGTCGCAGCTGTGATTCAGACTATGAGAAGGGCAGGAGAGAGAGTAGCTGGAGAAGGCATGATTCGTTTGAGCATGAACGTGAAAGAAAGGGGTTAAGCCATGAAAGAGATGGTAGCCCATATGCTCTTCATAGCCGTTCTCGATCACGTGAGCGTGATAACCGATCAAGATCTCGGTCAAGGTCAAGGTCTCCGCGCGGCAAAAGTCATAGTCGGAGCCAAAGAGATGGCTTTTATGATGATAATCGCTTTGACAGAAGAAGAGAACAGGAGTGGGATGAAAGAAGGCATGATGATATAGTG ACACCATCTGCGACTGTTGTTCTTAAGGGTCTGTCCCAGAAGACCAATGAAGATGACCTATATCAGATTCTT GCTGAGTGGGGCCCTCTTCGTAGTGTGCGTGTGATCAAGGAACGACCCTCTGGCGTGTCCAGGGGATTTGCTTTTATTGACTTCCCTACTGTG GAAGCTGCCCGCAAAATGATGGAAAGTACTGGAGACAATGGCCTTCTAATTGATGGTAGGCAGATATTTTTCGAGTACAG TAAGCCAACtggtggggattctcttgaacatGTTGCGAGGCCTGCATATGGGCGCAGGAGCATATCCGCACCATGTGACTGGATATGTACTATATGTGGCTGTATGAATTTTGCCCGCAGAATCTCCTGTTTTCAG TGCAATGAGCCACGCACGGACGATGCTCCACCAGCTGATGCAGCATCTTCCACTCAACCATTTGGAAAACGGGGATCTGAATTAG GTCCAACTCATGTTTTAGTTGTTCGTGGCCTGGAAGAAAATGCTGACGAGGAAATGCTTCGATATGAATTTGCTAAGCATGCACCAATAAAG GATATCCGGCTTGTTCGTGACAAATTTACTCATGTGTCTAGAGGTTTCGCATTCGTCCATTTTCATTCG GTCGAAGATGCTACGAAAGCCCTTGAAGCTACAAATGGAATTAGACACGAGAAGAATGGTCAGGTGCTACGTGTAGCCTATGCTAAAAGCACACATGGACCTGTATCGGGGTCTTCACAGTCAAGCAATCTTGCTGCAGCAGCCATCGAGGCTGCATCATTTGCCCAGCAG TATGATGCTGTGGGCTGGGCTCCAAAAGAGTACAATGCTGAGGACAAACCAAACAGCAATACAGAATCTCAGAAAGATGATTCTACTCCACAGTCAGGATTTGTTTGGGACGAAAAATCGGGCTATTACTTTGATTCTTCTTCTGGATTCTATTATGATGGAAATACTG GTCTTTACTATGACAGCAATGTTGGAGTTTGGTATTCGTATGATCAAAAAAGTCAACAGTATGTCCCGTGTAACGAAAGCAATAACAGTAAGACAACTGGGGACACGGTCAACGAAAGTGTGAAGATCCCAGAAAGTAACAGTGGTAAAAAGGTGGTGATTTCTGCACCTGCAGCTACAGTTAAACTAAGTGAGAAAACTTCATTGCCTGAGGCTGTTCAAGCTGCGGCCAATGCAGCGCTGGCtgctgaaaagaaagaaaaagagaaagcaaAGGAGATAAAGTTGGCTTCAAAAATTAGTCTCTTGGCCAATAAGAAGAAGATGAACAATGTCCTAGCAATGTGGAAGCAAAGAAATCAAGAAGGCCAGGCTGCAAATAGTGCCTTTGATGATAAGGAATCAACCAGGTCTGTTGCTGATAAATTGAACAGTTCAGCCAGTGGGGTTGGGTTCTCATTAAAACCCAAGCCTAAGTCTGATGCTGGAAATTCTAGGGATATGAATTTGGTTGCTGGATATAATTCTCTTGGACGAGGATCTGCTGGCTCTCAAGTACTGGATTCTGACATAAAGCCTAGACCTGTCAGTAATAGCCTAGGAACTACTATTATGGGTGTCATAAGAGGCTCTGGCAGAGGAGCAATCAAGTCAGATACCACATTTCATGTATCATCTGATGGTGGAAGCAATTATTCAACTAATATAAGCACCAGCACAAGTGAGATAATGACAAATGCTGAGATGCATACTACTTCTGCACCCTTCAAAACAGATTTATGCTCTCTAGGATCATATTCTTCGTCTGGAGTTTCTGGGAGTGCTAAACGCCGGTTTTCTGAGGCACCAGGACAATCCCAGTATAGAGATCGGGCTGCAGAGAGAAGAAGTCTATACGGATTATCTTCATCGCTTCCCAATGGTGATGGACTGGATACAA CTGGTGACTATCCGTCTCGAAAGGGTTCAAGTGAGATGGGATCCATGCCATTTCCTCCAGGGGTGGGTGAACGTTCTATTGGTGAAATTGAGAACACTGAAAATTATGAGGTGATCACTGCTGATAGAGCAATAGATGAAAACAATGTGGGCAACCGTATTCTGCGCAATATGGGCTGGCAAGAAGGACTG GGTCTTGGAAAGAACGGTAGTGGCATCAAGGAGCCGGTGCAGGCTAAGTCTGGTGACGTGAGGGCTGGGCTTGGTAGTCAGCAGAAGAAAGCAGCTGATCCATCTCTCGAGGCTCAAGCTGGCGATAGTTATAAAACCATAATCCAGAAGAAGGCCATTGCAAGATTCAGGGAGATGTCTTAA
- the LOC127293252 gene encoding SUPPRESSOR OF ABI3-5 isoform X4 yields MDRGRYGPHHGWENNSAPDGYGVINEPDFRAGGSYSGRRYVDDGFPSDRRGAFGQDIHDRNMYPPPPSGGTMWSQPRRNFDEEFATAKDYRRNKRIGSRDRGEFGAEFEDRYQSREDSFERDHQYSRRSCDSDYEKGRRESSWRRHDSFEHERERKGLSHERDGSPYALHSRSRSRERDNRSRSRSRSRSPRGKSHSRSQRDGFYDDNRFDRRREQEWDERRHDDIVTPSATVVLKGLSQKTNEDDLYQILAEWGPLRSVRVIKERPSGVSRGFAFIDFPTVEAARKMMESTGDNGLLIDGRQIFFEYSSKPTGGDSLEHVARPAYGRRSISAPCDWICTICGCMNFARRISCFQCNEPRTDDAPPADAASSTQPFGKRGSELGPTHVLVVRGLEENADEEMLRYEFAKHAPIKDIRLVRDKFTHVSRGFAFVHFHSVEDATKALEATNGIRHEKNGQVLRVAYAKSTHGPVSGSSQSSNLAAAAIEAASFAQQYDAVGWAPKEYNAEDKPNSNTESQKDDSTPQSGFVWDEKSGYYFDSSSGFYYDGNTGLYYDSNVGVWYSYDQKSQQYVPCNESNNSKTTGDTVNESVKIPESNSGKKVVISAPAATVKLSEKTSLPEAVQAAANAALAAEKKEKEKAKEIKLASKISLLANKKKMNNVLAMWKQRNQEGQAANSAFDDKESTRSVADKLNSSASGVGFSLKPKPKSDAGNSRDMNLVAGYNSLGRGSAGSQVLDSDIKPRPVSNSLGTTIMGVIRGSGRGAIKSDTTFHVSSDGGSNYSTNISTSTSEIMTNAEMHTTSAPFKTDLCSLGSYSSSGVSGSAKRRFSEAPGQSQYRDRAAERRSLYGLSSSLPNGDGLDTRFK; encoded by the exons ATGGACCGTGGGCGTTATGGTCCACATcatggatgggagaacaacagt GCACCTGATGGGTATGGTGTCATTAATGAGCCAGACTTCAG GGCTGGTGGATCCTACAGTGGTAGGAGATATGTGGATGATGGATTTCCCAGCGACCGAAGGGGTGCATTTGGTCAAGATATACATGATAGGAATATGTATCCACCACCACCCTCTGGTGGCACGATGTGGTCTCAGCCTCGAAGAAATTTTGACGAGGAATTTGCAACTGCCAAAGATTACAGAAG gaacaaaaggattggaagtagagaCCGAGGGGAGTTCGGTGCTGAGTTTGAAGACCGCTACCAAAGCAGAGAAGACAGCTTTGAAAGAGATCATCAATACAGCCGTCGCAGCTGTGATTCAGACTATGAGAAGGGCAGGAGAGAGAGTAGCTGGAGAAGGCATGATTCGTTTGAGCATGAACGTGAAAGAAAGGGGTTAAGCCATGAAAGAGATGGTAGCCCATATGCTCTTCATAGCCGTTCTCGATCACGTGAGCGTGATAACCGATCAAGATCTCGGTCAAGGTCAAGGTCTCCGCGCGGCAAAAGTCATAGTCGGAGCCAAAGAGATGGCTTTTATGATGATAATCGCTTTGACAGAAGAAGAGAACAGGAGTGGGATGAAAGAAGGCATGATGATATAGTG ACACCATCTGCGACTGTTGTTCTTAAGGGTCTGTCCCAGAAGACCAATGAAGATGACCTATATCAGATTCTT GCTGAGTGGGGCCCTCTTCGTAGTGTGCGTGTGATCAAGGAACGACCCTCTGGCGTGTCCAGGGGATTTGCTTTTATTGACTTCCCTACTGTG GAAGCTGCCCGCAAAATGATGGAAAGTACTGGAGACAATGGCCTTCTAATTGATGGTAGGCAGATATTTTTCGAGTACAG TAGTAAGCCAACtggtggggattctcttgaacatGTTGCGAGGCCTGCATATGGGCGCAGGAGCATATCCGCACCATGTGACTGGATATGTACTATATGTGGCTGTATGAATTTTGCCCGCAGAATCTCCTGTTTTCAG TGCAATGAGCCACGCACGGACGATGCTCCACCAGCTGATGCAGCATCTTCCACTCAACCATTTGGAAAACGGGGATCTGAATTAG GTCCAACTCATGTTTTAGTTGTTCGTGGCCTGGAAGAAAATGCTGACGAGGAAATGCTTCGATATGAATTTGCTAAGCATGCACCAATAAAG GATATCCGGCTTGTTCGTGACAAATTTACTCATGTGTCTAGAGGTTTCGCATTCGTCCATTTTCATTCG GTCGAAGATGCTACGAAAGCCCTTGAAGCTACAAATGGAATTAGACACGAGAAGAATGGTCAGGTGCTACGTGTAGCCTATGCTAAAAGCACACATGGACCTGTATCGGGGTCTTCACAGTCAAGCAATCTTGCTGCAGCAGCCATCGAGGCTGCATCATTTGCCCAGCAG TATGATGCTGTGGGCTGGGCTCCAAAAGAGTACAATGCTGAGGACAAACCAAACAGCAATACAGAATCTCAGAAAGATGATTCTACTCCACAGTCAGGATTTGTTTGGGACGAAAAATCGGGCTATTACTTTGATTCTTCTTCTGGATTCTATTATGATGGAAATACTG GTCTTTACTATGACAGCAATGTTGGAGTTTGGTATTCGTATGATCAAAAAAGTCAACAGTATGTCCCGTGTAACGAAAGCAATAACAGTAAGACAACTGGGGACACGGTCAACGAAAGTGTGAAGATCCCAGAAAGTAACAGTGGTAAAAAGGTGGTGATTTCTGCACCTGCAGCTACAGTTAAACTAAGTGAGAAAACTTCATTGCCTGAGGCTGTTCAAGCTGCGGCCAATGCAGCGCTGGCtgctgaaaagaaagaaaaagagaaagcaaAGGAGATAAAGTTGGCTTCAAAAATTAGTCTCTTGGCCAATAAGAAGAAGATGAACAATGTCCTAGCAATGTGGAAGCAAAGAAATCAAGAAGGCCAGGCTGCAAATAGTGCCTTTGATGATAAGGAATCAACCAGGTCTGTTGCTGATAAATTGAACAGTTCAGCCAGTGGGGTTGGGTTCTCATTAAAACCCAAGCCTAAGTCTGATGCTGGAAATTCTAGGGATATGAATTTGGTTGCTGGATATAATTCTCTTGGACGAGGATCTGCTGGCTCTCAAGTACTGGATTCTGACATAAAGCCTAGACCTGTCAGTAATAGCCTAGGAACTACTATTATGGGTGTCATAAGAGGCTCTGGCAGAGGAGCAATCAAGTCAGATACCACATTTCATGTATCATCTGATGGTGGAAGCAATTATTCAACTAATATAAGCACCAGCACAAGTGAGATAATGACAAATGCTGAGATGCATACTACTTCTGCACCCTTCAAAACAGATTTATGCTCTCTAGGATCATATTCTTCGTCTGGAGTTTCTGGGAGTGCTAAACGCCGGTTTTCTGAGGCACCAGGACAATCCCAGTATAGAGATCGGGCTGCAGAGAGAAGAAGTCTATACGGATTATCTTCATCGCTTCCCAATGGTGATGGACTGGATACAA GGTTCAAGTGA